One window of Kosakonia cowanii JCM 10956 = DSM 18146 genomic DNA carries:
- the ydgT gene encoding transcription modulator YdgT, with translation MTVQDYLLKFRKISSLESLEKLFDHLNYTLTESSEIINMYRAADHRRAELVSGGRLFDIGCVPRSVWRYVV, from the coding sequence ATGACCGTGCAGGACTATTTATTAAAATTTCGCAAAATCAGTTCGCTTGAAAGCCTGGAAAAGCTCTTTGATCACCTTAACTACACCCTGACCGAGAGCAGTGAGATCATTAATATGTATCGCGCGGCCGATCACCGCCGCGCTGAGCTGGTCTCCGGCGGGCGGCTATTTGACATTGGGTGCGTTCCGCGCTCGGTATGGCGCTACGTGGTCTGA
- the add gene encoding adenosine deaminase, whose product MIDLKLPLTDIHRHLDGNIRAQTILDLGRQYNLTLPAQTLDALRPHVQVTSNEPDLVSFLAKLDWGVKVLASLDACRRVAYENMEDAARNGLHYVELRFSPGYMAMTHNLPVAGVVEAVIAGVREGSRDFNVQARLIGILSRTFGEAACEQELDALLAHRDGITALDLAGDELGFPGSLFLSHFTRARDAGWQITVHAGEAAGPESIWQAIRELGAVRIGHGVKAIEDAALMDFLAEQRIGIESCLTSNIQTSTVASLDRHPLKAFLDHGILASINTDDPAVQGIDIGHEYEVAAPAAGLSAEQIRQAQINGLELAFITAEEKQALRERVAQA is encoded by the coding sequence ATGATTGATTTAAAACTGCCTTTAACCGATATCCATCGTCATCTTGACGGCAATATCCGTGCCCAAACCATCCTCGATCTTGGCCGCCAGTATAATTTAACCCTCCCCGCGCAAACCCTCGACGCGCTGCGCCCGCATGTGCAAGTCACCTCGAACGAACCGGATCTGGTGAGCTTTCTCGCCAAACTCGACTGGGGCGTAAAGGTGCTGGCCTCGCTGGATGCCTGCCGTCGCGTCGCTTATGAAAACATGGAAGATGCAGCGCGAAATGGCCTGCACTATGTTGAGCTACGTTTCTCGCCGGGCTATATGGCGATGACCCACAATCTGCCGGTGGCGGGCGTGGTGGAAGCGGTGATTGCCGGTGTGCGTGAGGGGAGCCGCGATTTTAATGTGCAGGCGCGCTTAATTGGCATTCTGAGCCGTACCTTCGGCGAAGCGGCCTGTGAACAGGAGCTGGACGCGCTGCTCGCCCATCGCGACGGTATTACCGCGCTTGATCTGGCGGGCGATGAGCTCGGTTTTCCGGGAAGCCTGTTCCTCTCCCACTTTACCCGCGCCCGTGATGCCGGCTGGCAGATCACCGTGCATGCCGGTGAAGCCGCGGGTCCCGAGAGCATCTGGCAGGCGATCCGTGAACTGGGTGCCGTGCGCATCGGTCACGGGGTAAAAGCGATTGAAGATGCCGCGCTGATGGACTTCCTCGCCGAACAGCGCATTGGTATTGAATCCTGCCTCACCTCCAACATTCAGACCAGCACCGTGGCCTCTCTCGATCGCCACCCGCTGAAAGCCTTCCTCGATCACGGCATTCTGGCCAGCATTAATACGGACGATCCGGCGGTTCAGGGGATCGACATTGGTCACGAGTATGAGGTTGCCGCTCCGGCAGCCGGCCTGAGCGCTGAGCAGATCCGCCAGGCGCAGATTAACGGGCTGGAGTTGGCCTTTATCACTGCCGAAGAGAAACAGGCGCTGCGCGAGCGCGTCGCGCAGGCTTGA
- a CDS encoding DUF2569 domain-containing protein, with product MTTTPAERIGGWLLAPLAWLLVALLSTSLALMLYVTALLTPHALSALLAQPSKAMLLLILSFIFAAALWCYTLWLTIAFFKRRSLVPKHYIIWLLVCVLLAIKAFAFSPVSDAMAVRQLIFPLLAAALFVPYFKRAVRVKKTFINP from the coding sequence ATGACAACAACACCCGCAGAACGTATCGGAGGCTGGTTACTCGCCCCTCTGGCCTGGTTGCTGGTCGCGTTATTAAGCACCTCGCTGGCGTTAATGCTCTACGTCACCGCCCTGTTAACGCCGCATGCGCTCTCGGCACTGCTGGCGCAGCCGTCGAAAGCGATGCTGCTGTTGATCTTATCCTTTATTTTTGCTGCCGCACTCTGGTGCTATACGCTCTGGCTGACTATCGCCTTTTTCAAACGCCGCAGCCTGGTGCCGAAACACTACATTATCTGGCTGCTGGTCTGCGTGCTGCTGGCGATAAAAGCATTTGCTTTTTCACCCGTTTCCGATGCGATGGCGGTTCGCCAGCTGATCTTTCCGCTGCTGGCGGCGGCGCTGTTTGTGCCCTACTTCAAGCGCGCGGTGCGCGTGAAGAAGACCTTTATTAACCCGTAA
- a CDS encoding MalY/PatB family protein, with protein MKRDVSFDFSTPLDRHGTWCTQWDYVSDRFGRADLLPFTISDMDFATAPCILDAMQKRLAHGVFGYSRWQNDDFIGAIEYWLASRFDTRIDCDALVYGPSVIWMIAETIRQWTQPGDAVVVHTPAYDAFPKMISHNQRKLLTVPLHQYHGGWVCDMTQLEAVLARPESKVLLLCSPHNPTGKVWTHEELTAMALLCERHQVKVISDEIHMDMVWAAQQHIPWCNVARSTWALFSSASKSFNIPALTGAWGLFGDKASRNGYLDALKNANGLSSPAVLAVAAHVAAYREGAPWLEALRSYLRANLAYLTTALNDAFPQLRWQPPESTYLAWIDLRALEIDDDRLQKTLIEEQQVAIMRGDVYGPQGRGFIRLNVGCPRVKLEEGVKRLIAALRSC; from the coding sequence ATGAAGCGCGACGTTTCCTTTGATTTTTCCACCCCTCTCGATCGCCACGGCACCTGGTGCACCCAGTGGGACTACGTGAGCGATCGTTTTGGCCGCGCCGACCTGCTGCCCTTTACCATCTCGGATATGGATTTCGCCACCGCGCCCTGCATTCTCGACGCCATGCAAAAGCGCCTTGCGCACGGGGTTTTCGGCTACAGCCGCTGGCAGAACGATGACTTCATCGGCGCCATCGAATACTGGCTCGCCAGCCGTTTCGACACCCGAATCGACTGCGACGCCCTGGTCTATGGACCGTCGGTTATCTGGATGATCGCCGAGACCATCCGCCAGTGGACGCAGCCCGGCGATGCCGTTGTGGTTCACACGCCCGCCTATGACGCCTTTCCGAAGATGATAAGCCACAATCAGCGCAAGCTGCTGACGGTACCGCTGCATCAGTATCACGGCGGCTGGGTGTGTGACATGACGCAGCTCGAAGCGGTGCTGGCACGGCCGGAAAGCAAGGTTCTGCTGCTCTGCAGCCCGCATAACCCGACCGGCAAAGTGTGGACGCATGAAGAGCTGACCGCGATGGCACTGCTGTGCGAGCGCCACCAGGTGAAAGTGATTAGCGACGAGATTCATATGGATATGGTCTGGGCCGCGCAGCAGCACATTCCGTGGTGCAATGTCGCGCGCTCAACGTGGGCGCTCTTCTCCTCGGCATCTAAAAGTTTCAATATCCCGGCATTAACCGGCGCATGGGGTCTGTTTGGCGACAAGGCGTCGCGCAACGGCTACCTCGATGCGTTAAAAAACGCGAACGGCTTGTCCTCCCCGGCGGTGCTGGCAGTAGCGGCGCATGTTGCCGCCTATCGTGAAGGCGCCCCATGGCTTGAAGCCCTGCGCAGCTATTTGCGCGCTAACCTCGCTTACCTCACCACTGCCCTGAACGACGCCTTCCCGCAGCTGCGCTGGCAGCCGCCGGAGTCGACCTATCTGGCGTGGATCGATTTGCGAGCGCTAGAGATTGATGATGACAGGCTGCAAAAAACGCTGATTGAGGAGCAGCAGGTGGCGATTATGCGCGGCGATGTCTACGGGCCACAGGGGCGCGGGTTTATTCGCCTCAACGTCGGCTGCCCGCGTGTAAAGCTGGAAGAGGGAGTAAAAAGGCTGATTGCCGCGCTGCGTTCATGTTAG
- a CDS encoding oxidoreductase, with amino-acid sequence MSDIIRVGVIGYGYASKTFHAPLIAGTAGMALAAISSSDESKVKADWPNVDVVADPKRLFNDPNIDLIVIPTPNDTHFPLAKAALEAGKHVVVDKPFTVTLSQARELDALARSYGRLLSVFHNRRWDSDFLTLKALLADGALGEVAYFESHFDRFRPQVRDRWREQGGPGSGIWYDLAPHLLDQAVNLFGLPVSLTVDLAQLRPGAQSTDYFHAVLTYPQRRVVLHGTLLAAAESARYIVHGTRGSYVKYGLDPQEERLKSGARLPQEDWGYDMRDGVLTRIDGETRKEETWLTLPGNYPAYYAAIRDALMGGGENPVPASQAIRIMELIELGIESAKHRATLSLT; translated from the coding sequence ATGAGTGATATTATTCGGGTTGGCGTGATCGGATATGGCTACGCCAGTAAAACATTTCATGCACCGCTGATCGCAGGCACCGCCGGAATGGCGCTGGCGGCTATTTCCAGCAGTGATGAGTCAAAAGTCAAAGCCGACTGGCCGAACGTCGATGTCGTCGCCGATCCTAAACGTCTGTTTAACGATCCCAATATCGATTTAATTGTCATCCCCACGCCCAACGATACCCACTTTCCGCTGGCGAAAGCGGCGCTGGAAGCGGGCAAACATGTGGTGGTTGATAAACCCTTCACTGTGACACTGTCACAGGCGCGCGAGCTGGACGCGCTGGCACGCAGCTATGGTCGCCTGTTGTCGGTGTTTCACAACCGCCGCTGGGATAGCGACTTCCTGACGCTGAAAGCGCTGCTTGCCGATGGCGCACTGGGTGAAGTGGCCTATTTCGAATCGCATTTCGACCGCTTCCGCCCGCAGGTGCGTGACCGCTGGCGCGAACAGGGCGGCCCGGGGAGCGGCATCTGGTACGATTTAGCCCCACATTTACTCGACCAGGCGGTCAATCTGTTTGGTCTGCCGGTCTCATTAACTGTCGATCTGGCCCAGCTGCGCCCGGGCGCGCAGTCCACCGACTATTTTCACGCGGTATTGACCTATCCCCAGCGTCGCGTGGTGCTGCACGGCACACTGCTGGCAGCAGCGGAATCCGCGCGCTATATCGTCCACGGCACACGCGGCAGCTATGTGAAATATGGGCTTGATCCGCAGGAGGAGCGCTTAAAAAGCGGGGCGCGCTTACCGCAGGAGGATTGGGGCTATGACATGCGTGATGGCGTGTTGACCCGCATCGACGGCGAAACGCGGAAAGAGGAGACCTGGCTGACGCTGCCGGGCAACTATCCGGCCTATTATGCGGCGATCCGCGATGCCCTTATGGGCGGCGGGGAGAACCCGGTTCCGGCCAGCCAGGCGATCCGCATTATGGAGCTGATTGAGCTTGGTATTGAGTCGGCAAAACACCGCGCAACCCTCAGTCTTACCTGA
- the blr gene encoding division septum protein Blr, producing the protein MTAIFNRIVELMGWIVLGVSTILLVFASHIDNYQPPEQSVVVQKK; encoded by the coding sequence ATGACCGCAATATTCAATCGGATTGTTGAATTAATGGGCTGGATTGTGCTCGGCGTATCAACCATTCTGTTGGTGTTTGCCAGCCATATTGATAATTACCAGCCGCCTGAGCAAAGCGTGGTAGTGCAAAAGAAATAA